The nucleotide sequence CAGAGATTGGATTCAAAAACTATAAATAAACAATACCGTGTTTTAATACGGATGTTATCAAATAATTTAAGAATTAATTTAGCTAAAGCGTGAAGCCGAGTCTGAGATAATAACTGGTGGGTGAATCAGGAGAAATGTATTTCTGAAAACCGGATATAAAAAAGTTATTTCCGCACATGAGCAATCGAGTGATAAAGACTTTTTTCGTCAATACTAATTTTTGAAATTGCAGATTGCGGGTTAAAACTTTCGATTGCATTATCAAGACTTTTAAAACATTCTAAAATTTTTGTTATTCCAATTACACGAAAAGATTCTATATCTGTTATTTGAGGAAAAACTAATTTCATAGCTCCATGTTTTTCATTAACTCTTTTAAATACTTTTACAATCATCCCGATAAAAGTAGAATCAATGAAAGAACAGGCTGACAGATCTATAATTAATTTTTCTCTTTCGAACAACGAATCAGAAGCTAATGATTCCCACAAAGCTGATGCATCTCTCATTGTAGCGGCGGGAAGATCAACTTTGACAATCGTGATGTCTTTGGTATAGTTTATAAGAAAATTTTCCATATGTTTTCTCGTCTTGTATTATAGACACTTTTACAATTAATAAATTATATAAAGTCCACAATAGTGCCACTACATTGTTTAAAATAAAGTAAAAAATCAATGAAAAGTCTTATAAAATGAGAATGGGGATTATTTTGAAACAAAATTTCATTGGTCTTGCTGCCGGTAAAATCTCCAAATTGAAGTTCTGAAGCGGCGATCACATATCATCCGAATTGTAAGTTCTGAAATAAAAAACCCCTGTGTTTTATGACAGGGGTTTTGTAATAGTTGTGATAAAAAGAAAATCAGGATTGACTTTCGTTAAACGTTTATCGAAGTAATATCAGCTTTTTACTGCTAATAAAATTACCCGCAGATATCCGATAGAAATAAACCCCGCTTGCAAATTGTGAAGCATTCCACTCATATTTGTAATAGCCAGGTTTCATAACTTCATCAACCAATGTAGCAACTTCAGCACCAAGCATATCATACATCTTTAAAGTCACTTTAACTTCTTTCGGTATATCAAATTTAATTGTTGTTGTCGGATTAAAAGGATTCGGATAATTTTGTGACAGACTGAATACTTTTGGTATCATTGAATAATCAACTTCAAT is from Ignavibacteriota bacterium and encodes:
- a CDS encoding STAS domain-containing protein: MENFLINYTKDITIVKVDLPAATMRDASALWESLASDSLFEREKLIIDLSACSFIDSTFIGMIVKVFKRVNEKHGAMKLVFPQITDIESFRVIGITKILECFKSLDNAIESFNPQSAISKISIDEKSLYHSIAHVRK